The Pristiophorus japonicus isolate sPriJap1 chromosome 17, sPriJap1.hap1, whole genome shotgun sequence DNA window gacagcacctctcaaacacgcgacctctaccacctaaaaggacaaggacagcaggcaccttcaagtcacacacaaccttgacttggaagtatatcgtcgttccttcatcctgGATCTCCTTtcctaacagcactgcaggagtactttcaccacatggactgcaacgggtCAAGAAGGTGGCccgccaccatcttctcgagggcaattggggatgggcaataaatgttggccttgccagcgacgcccacatcccatgaacgaataagaaaaaaggaataaacgggtcattttcgtgttggcaggctgtaactatttgggtactgcaaggatcagagcttgggcctcagctattcacaatctatatcaattatttggatgaggggacgAAATGCAATATATCAAGGTTTGCTGATACATTCTCACCTAActttgtaagttgtgaggaggatgcagagagacttcaaagggatattgacagtctaagtgagtgggcaagaacatggcaaataatgttatccacttcggtaggaaaaatagaaaagcagagtattttttaaacggtgagagattgggaaatgttggtgttcagggggaccttgggtgtccttgtacacgaattaacatgcaggtacagcaagccattaggaaagcaaattgtatgatgcccttcattacaagaggatttgagcacaagAGTGAAGGTGTCTTACTCctgttatatcgggccctggtgaaaccacatctggagtattgtgtacagttttggtctccttacccaaggaaggatataattgccatagaaggagtgtaacaaaggttcatcagactgattcctgggatggggggaattttcctgtgaggagagattgagtagtctcgGCCTATATTCTGTAGGGTTTAGAAAAattagaggtgacctcattgaaacatacaaaattcttacagggcttgacaaggtagatgcagggaggatgttccccctggttggggagtctagaaccaggcccCTCAGTCTCAGTACAaggcgtcggccatttaggactgaaatgagaaatttcttcactcaagaaggtggtgaatctttgaaattctctaccccagaggctcagtcgttgagtatattcaagacacagatcgatatatttttgaatattaagggaatcaagggatttggggatattgcaggaaagtggagttgagatcgaagatcagccatgatcttgaatggtggagcaggcttgatgggccgaatggcctactcctcctatttcttatgttcttgtgtccttATTGTCTTGGCACAAACATATGGTAGCACATTGTGGTGCTGCTCTGGTGATAGTTTGGCAGCATAGCCCAGTTCCTGTTATATAGGGTGAACTATGGCGTGGAGTGAGCTTTAATCAAATATGCTGGCATACATGACTCTGGATTGTATTTAGTTGAGATAAAGATGAGTTTCAgctacaaaaacaacaacttgcatttatataatgcctttagggtagtaaaaaaaaaacactgtgCTTCACAGGggggttatcaaacaaaacttgacactgaatcacatgagatattaggacagatgagacAAAGTTTGGTTAGAGGTACGTCaaggaagagagaggcagagagctttaggaagggaatttgagagtttagggcctcggcagctgaaggcacggctaacaatgatggagtgattaaaattgggagtgtgcaagaagccagaattagaggaacgcagaaatCTTACTGTTATAGGACTAGAGGAGTTAACATAGGTAGGGCaggacatggagggattggaaaacagacgagaattttaaaatagaggtgttgccagaccgggagccaatgtaggtcagcgagcacaggggtgatgggtgaatgggacttggtgcaagttgggacttggtgcaagttaagacacgggcagcagagttttggatgacctccagtttatggAGGGTTGAAGATCGCAGGCCAGCTAGGAGAGCTTTGGTATCGTCAAGTAAAGAGGTAttaaggcatggacgagggttttagcagcagatgggctaAGGCAGGGCCATAGATGGGGAATGTTACGGAGGTGGTGATGAAGCGGATATATGGCCAGAAGCTCATCTCCGTCAAATACGACAACAAGGTTGCAATGGAGATGGTTCAACTTCTTGcaatggccagggagggggatggtgtaagtggctagggaacagagtttgaggCGATGATTAAAGACAATGGcttgggtcttcccaatatttaattgaaggatCGATATCCCcttccagtgctggatgtcggataagcagtgtgacaaatccgaGTCGGGCAGGACTGGTAAGATGGCCGGAGCGGTCGGCTCGGTGCAATCCGGTTGATATTGGCGCCATCTTAAGGAGTCGCGTTATTTGATTCCGTTTATGGTGCGCATGAATGTTCTTGCCGATGCCCTTACAAGCATCAACAATGCCGTGAAACGCGGAAAACGCCAAGTTCTCATCCGGCCATGCTCCAAAGTCATTGTGAGATTCCTGACTGTAATGATGAAGCATGGCTACATTGGAGAGTTTGAGATTATCGATGACCACAGGGGTGGGAAAATTGTTGTTAATCTCACAGGCAGACTGAACAAGTGCGGTGTCATTAGCCCCAGATTTGATGTTCAAGTAAAGGAACTCGAAAGGTGGCAAAATGGTCTCCTGCCTTCCCGTCAGTTTGGGTACCTCATCCTAACGACCTCAGCTGGCATCATGgaccatgaagaggccaagcgaaaACATACAGGAGGAAAAATCCTAGGATTCTTTTTCTAAAATGTGAAACCAGACTATAATAAAACATTCAAGAGAAGTGGCGGCGAGGTAGAGCTGGTTTCGTCAACATACATATGGAACTACTACTAAATGTGAACTACTTCATTAAGTAAATACAAGCTTTGTTGAACATCAAAATCTCAAGTGACAAGGTTGAGTTTTCTTGGATTGCCAGTCTTCCACCAGTTTTCCTAACCTATTCACTTATTTTACCTGAATATAGAAATCTGACATCCAACCAAAGAGTTTGATGTTTATAACTGAAGAATGTTTGTAGGCTGACTCTGGAAGTTGATGTAATGACacattcaatctttcctgatcatTAGAAACTTGATTGTGTTAAAAGTGGCACACCACACACTAGCCAGTTTTGTCTACCTCCATAAGTAACTGCAATTCAGAGTAATTAAATGTCCATGAAGATTATTGCAACATTTCTAAGATATCAGGCGCTGTTTAAATGCAATTTTTTTACCTCCAATGATTTGACACACTATTTATCTTTCAGACGGGGAGTTGATATTGAGAAATTGGTGCCGTCAGCAATGAAAACAACAATAAATTTTTGTGACACCAACCAAATCATTGATGATGTGAGAGGGGCCAAGCATGCCTCCTTCAGCGGGTTTTCTGCATGGGTGTAGAACAAAGGAATATCCCCATTCTATCATGACGTGTTTGCATCCTTTGACTAAAGTTGCATAACCAGTTCTGCAGTTGGTGAAACTTGCAGCATAACcttgacaacattcaggcttgggctgttgagtggcaagtaacatttatgccgtgtaagtggcaagtaagatttgtgttgcacaagtgccaggcaatgactgtttCCAACAAGAGAGACTCTAACCACCTCCCgttcacattcaatggcattaccaccaTTGAATTccctgccatcaacatcctggaggtcaccattacccagaaacttaactggaccagccacatgagaTTCAGAGCATAGCAAGTTGGATTGATttgcccttttttttaaaaagaaattagTGAGCAGATAGTTGTGATCAAACACAAGAAAGCTGGAATGAAAATATATTGCAATATTTGTTAAAAAGAACCACTGTAGTGCTTGTAAAAACTTTCACATGACAACTAACCTCAACTTGGAGGGGGCAAGGGGAGTAAAAGCACAAAACAGCCAGGTTGGCAATCCTAGGAAAAGCAGAATAGTCTGCTAATTAGTGTTCTTTTTATGTGCTCATCAAGGTGGGGGGATGTTACTATTGAGAAATGAAAAGTTTAATTATTTTGGCACCCAGTCTCAGAATTGAAATTTCCAAGTCAGAATCTGTATGCACCGCACCGATAGAGAAAAGATCCCTCTACTTTGCTCCAACGCTATCCCAGTTCCATCCTCAGAAAACCATCCTGAACTGCACAGGTTTGAGATTTTTCCATTATTCACCCCACCCAtccttttccaacattccatagactctggatcagttcctagggagtggagggtagccaatgtaaccccactttttaaaaaaaggagggagagagaaaacagggaattatagaccggtcagcctgacatcggtagtgggtaaaatgatggaatcaattattaaggatgtcatagcaacgcatttggaaagaggtgacatgataggtccaagtcagcatggatttgtgaaagggaaataatgcttgataaatcttctggaattttttgaggatgtttccaatagagtggacaagggagaaccagttgatgtggtgtatttggactttcagaaggctttcgacaaggttccacacacgagattaatgtgcaaagttaaagcacatgggattgggggtagtgtgctgatgtggattgagaactggttggcagacaggaagccaagagtaggagtaacttttcagagtggcaggcagtgactagtggggtaccgcaaggttctgtgctggggccccagctgtttacattgtacattaatgatttaaacgaggggattaaatgtagtatctccaaatttgcggatgacacgaagttgggtggcagtgtgagctgcgaagaggatgctctgaggctgcagagtgacatggataggttaggtgagtgggcaaatgcatggcagatgaagtatgatgtggataaatgtgaggttatccactttggtggtaaaaacagagagacagactattatctgaatggtgacagattaggaaaaggggaggtgcaacgagacctgggtgtcatggtacatcagtcattgaaggttggcatgcaggtgcagcaggcggttaagaaagcaaatggcatgttggccttcattgcgaggggatttgagtacaggggtagggaggtgttactacagttgtacagggccttggtgaggccacacctggagtattgtgtactgttttggtctcctaacttgaggaaggacattcttgctattgagggagtgcagcgaaggttcaccagactgattcccgggatggtgggactgacatatcaagaaagactggatcaactgggcttgtattcattggagttcagaagaatgagaggggatctcatagaaatgtttaaaattctgacaggtttagacaggttagatgcaggaagaatgttcccaatgttggggaagtccagaaccaggggtcacagtctaaggataaggggtaagccatttaggatcgagatgagaaacttcttcacccagagagtggtgaacctgtggaattctctaccacagaaagttgttgaggccaattcactaaatatattcaaaaaggagttagatgtagtccttactaccagggggatcaaggggtatggcgagaaagcaggaatggggtactgaagttgcatgttcagccatgaactcattgaatggtggtgcaggcgcgaagggacgaatggcctattcctgcacctattttctatgtttctgaccttGCCGGGATTGCCAGTTTGTGTCAAATTTGTGCCGCAGCGCCGTATCCACTCGGAACTGGGTTGAGACTGCCCAAACTCCATTCAAATGGGAATCTTGGAGCCAACTGAGACATCCTGCCAATATTTCTGCCTGGATTCCAGttcaggtcccagaggtgaaagaacAGTATGTAACCCATTACACCACATAATCCAAATGGTTACACTTATAAACCCccacctccttcctccccccaccccccatcctcctTCCCCTCCAACTGGGTAATTGTCTCATAAATTCAGATTTCCACACACTGGAATAAATAAGATTCTGTTGTCCTTGCCTGAATCTATAGGAACACCTTGTGTTCATCAAACGAATGCCATTACTGATATCTTAAAGGTCAAGTGCAAAAGCACCTGAAACTATTTTTAAAAGTACACGTGAAGTGATATGATTGTGTACTTACTGCAGATTAGGTGTATAACTAACAAGTCTCTAACTTCATTTGAACTTTTTAGTTGCATTTCTATTACTACAGTGGCCTAGCATGGTGATTCCAAATGGTAACTCCAACTTGAGAAGGAGAATGAACCATTGCCTGAAACACTGACCTGCTTATACAAGGTTTTTTGGTATCATGTGGGGAGACGGTGAATGTCTTGGTGTCAATGTAAACTTTCCTTCTGGAAGCATAGATCTTTTATGGTAATTAACAGGCTTGTGGTTTTCTAAACTCTGGTCTGCATGGAGCTACCTACTCATtgagagaggctcacacagcaggaAAAAGAACTTGCAAATTGTGACTTTGCACCAACTGCATTTGTGCATGCGTGGTTGCTGCCCTGGGGCTGTGAAATCTTTCCCACAACATACACTGGGTGGATTCAACAGCATTGTCAACTTCAATCTATATGATAAAAGAAGCAGGTGGGAGATGATGTGTTTTGCATAGcaagttacgatctggaatgcactgcctcagggTAAAATTGCCCACAGCCCTAAAATTTGGAGGGCTGTGGGCATTGTTCCCATTGAGCTGCATAGTCGCGCAGCAGGGGCTTCATGTAGATCATTCACCGGTTTTACAATGGTagtaactgcgcatgtgcaaacaaTTTAATGGGCTGTGCAcccaaaaaaaaattacagggaacattggctatggggaaagaacatgcaagtgggattaattggatagctttcaTAGAGCCGGTACAGGCATGCTGGACTGAATGGCCTCAGTTTATGCTGTGATTCTCTGATTTGAACTAATAGTTTCCTGCAATCAAAGCTCTTAATTCTTTCTTCACCCATTTCAGTACTTCTATTTTTTTTACAAAGGGATGAACTGCTTCAAATGTATAATAAATAAATAATGCTCTTTACTGTGCCCGTGTTTCCCTGCAATCCATCTACAACTCCAGACATTCATTTGGAATCCGAAAATAGTTTTGGGAATTTTGATGTTGCAACCAAATTGAACTTCTGCTTTGTGTAAGGTCATATTCATTGAATGTGTTTTACTATTTTTAAGCACCTGTGTGCATTTACCCTAGCTATCAATATTAAATGCCATTTGCAACTTACCTAATCACGATTTAAATGACTCTCCCCTGAGCACTTGTTTTCATGTATAGTTTTATATTAGTAAAATTAGCATGCAATGCCCTTGATAAAGTTGTAAAATTATTCTTCCTTATTCATTTAGCTGTTGAATTATAAACAAAATGCTGTTTTGTGAAATTAAATGAAAAAAATTGTCTCGAtaaagggaaagagcgg harbors:
- the LOC139228230 gene encoding small ribosomal subunit protein uS8-like, whose translation is MVRMNVLADALTSINNAVKRGKRQVLIRPCSKVIVRFLTVMMKHGYIGEFEIIDDHRGGKIVVNLTGRLNKCGVISPRFDVQVKELERWQNGLLPSRQFGYLILTTSAGIMDHEEAKRKHTGGKILGFFF